Proteins encoded within one genomic window of Hemitrygon akajei chromosome 13, sHemAka1.3, whole genome shotgun sequence:
- the LOC140738053 gene encoding protein FAM47E isoform X1, protein MAHKYDTLIAEKSALSKILTDKNPLPQPWYKERLKTKYLKKNPKLQSDALNGHRWRFLKSGLDDFRDGYPPQSREDLAIIQSQKGAGLSPLLVNTTETYKPAQRVSKRLTKSQICYSKALPLQQAKREQIEEIEYGLSLHPLALYPHLEEGVPPELFENIVEILDPEMLLTSEEVQVGSREPTEVNEKLQKAQKRKEMHGQKCSKSSEEIKQRNPYKWILTRGTQKEDKNAKLKGDTPSQREKEIEEVTKAFCDWVASLGSENNNIEEATIMSLFASNYESQAALAIPIQVVELIDVPPELRKTVGTPPLPPSAKTSKAIGTVSTQQREYKFKYGAWYLDPKTWMKRRVDEPLVDPNFVPETDKSYLSEEDIEKERKMRRLHAMLSFKKFIEAKGLRKPEFMKKLFDTVDKNGKIIS, encoded by the exons ATGGCCCATAAGTACGACACGCTGATCGCCGAGAAATCCGCATTGAGCAAAATACTCACTGATAAGAACCCGCTTCCTCAGCCGTG GTACAAGGAGAGATTAAAGACTAAGTACTTAAAGAAGAATCCTAAATTGCAGTCTGATGCTTTGAATGGACATAGATGGCGTTTCCTGAAAAGTGGACTGGATGACTTTCGTGATGGGTATCCACCTCAGTCACGAGAGGATTTAGCCATTATACAGAGTCAGAAAGGTGCTGGCCTTAGTCCTTTGCTGGTGAACACAACTGAAACTTATAAGCCTGCTCAACGTGTATCAAAAAGGCTCACTAAATCACAGATATGTTATTCCAAGGCTCTACCATTACAACAGGCTAAGAGAGAGCAGATTGAAGAGATTGAATATGGCTTGAGTCTACATCCATTAGCTCTTTATCCACACCTGGAAGAAGGAGTGCCTCCAGAG CTCTTTGAGAACATTGTGGAGATCCTGGATCCTGAAATGCTGCTGACCAGTGAGGAGGTTCAGGTAGGTTCCAGGGAACCTACTGAAGTAAATGAGAAACTTCAAAAGGCACAGAAGAGGAAGGAAATGCATGGACAAAAATGTTCAAAAAG CAGTGAAGAGATAAAGCAAAGAAACCCATACAAATGGATTCTAACGAGAGGGACACAAAAAGAGGACAAGAATGCAAAACTGAAAGGGGACACACCGTCACAGCGAGAGAAAGAAATAGAAGAGGTTACAAAGGCATTTTGTGACTGGGTTGCTTCGCTG GGTAGCGAGAACAACAATATCGAAGAAGCAACTATCATGAGCCTGTTTGCCAGCAACTATGAGTCCCAGGCTGCACTCGCAATACCTATCCAAGTAGTAGAGCTGATTGATGTCCCACCAGAATTGAGGAAAACTGTAGGAACCCCTCCACTACCACCTTCAGCTAAAACCAGCAAAGCTATTGGCACG GTATCTACCCAACAAAGGGAGTACAAATTTAAATATGGAGCATGGTATTTAGACCCAAAGACATGGATGAAAAGAAGAGTTGATGAACCTCTAGTTGATCCCAATTTTGTGCCTGAGACAGATAAATCATATTTATCTGAAGAAGATATTGAGAAG gaaagaaagatgagaagacTCCATGCAATGTTATCTTTCAAGAAATTCATTGAAGCTAAAGGACTTAGAAAACCAGAG
- the LOC140738053 gene encoding protein FAM47E isoform X2, whose protein sequence is MDLGLRGYKERLKTKYLKKNPKLQSDALNGHRWRFLKSGLDDFRDGYPPQSREDLAIIQSQKGAGLSPLLVNTTETYKPAQRVSKRLTKSQICYSKALPLQQAKREQIEEIEYGLSLHPLALYPHLEEGVPPELFENIVEILDPEMLLTSEEVQVGSREPTEVNEKLQKAQKRKEMHGQKCSKSSEEIKQRNPYKWILTRGTQKEDKNAKLKGDTPSQREKEIEEVTKAFCDWVASLGSENNNIEEATIMSLFASNYESQAALAIPIQVVELIDVPPELRKTVGTPPLPPSAKTSKAIGTVSTQQREYKFKYGAWYLDPKTWMKRRVDEPLVDPNFVPETDKSYLSEEDIEKERKMRRLHAMLSFKKFIEAKGLRKPEFMKKLFDTVDKNGKIIS, encoded by the exons atggatctggggttaagagg GTACAAGGAGAGATTAAAGACTAAGTACTTAAAGAAGAATCCTAAATTGCAGTCTGATGCTTTGAATGGACATAGATGGCGTTTCCTGAAAAGTGGACTGGATGACTTTCGTGATGGGTATCCACCTCAGTCACGAGAGGATTTAGCCATTATACAGAGTCAGAAAGGTGCTGGCCTTAGTCCTTTGCTGGTGAACACAACTGAAACTTATAAGCCTGCTCAACGTGTATCAAAAAGGCTCACTAAATCACAGATATGTTATTCCAAGGCTCTACCATTACAACAGGCTAAGAGAGAGCAGATTGAAGAGATTGAATATGGCTTGAGTCTACATCCATTAGCTCTTTATCCACACCTGGAAGAAGGAGTGCCTCCAGAG CTCTTTGAGAACATTGTGGAGATCCTGGATCCTGAAATGCTGCTGACCAGTGAGGAGGTTCAGGTAGGTTCCAGGGAACCTACTGAAGTAAATGAGAAACTTCAAAAGGCACAGAAGAGGAAGGAAATGCATGGACAAAAATGTTCAAAAAG CAGTGAAGAGATAAAGCAAAGAAACCCATACAAATGGATTCTAACGAGAGGGACACAAAAAGAGGACAAGAATGCAAAACTGAAAGGGGACACACCGTCACAGCGAGAGAAAGAAATAGAAGAGGTTACAAAGGCATTTTGTGACTGGGTTGCTTCGCTG GGTAGCGAGAACAACAATATCGAAGAAGCAACTATCATGAGCCTGTTTGCCAGCAACTATGAGTCCCAGGCTGCACTCGCAATACCTATCCAAGTAGTAGAGCTGATTGATGTCCCACCAGAATTGAGGAAAACTGTAGGAACCCCTCCACTACCACCTTCAGCTAAAACCAGCAAAGCTATTGGCACG GTATCTACCCAACAAAGGGAGTACAAATTTAAATATGGAGCATGGTATTTAGACCCAAAGACATGGATGAAAAGAAGAGTTGATGAACCTCTAGTTGATCCCAATTTTGTGCCTGAGACAGATAAATCATATTTATCTGAAGAAGATATTGAGAAG gaaagaaagatgagaagacTCCATGCAATGTTATCTTTCAAGAAATTCATTGAAGCTAAAGGACTTAGAAAACCAGAG
- the LOC140738053 gene encoding uncharacterized protein isoform X3, protein MAHKYDTLIAEKSALSKILTDKNPLPQPWYKERLKTKYLKKNPKLQSDALNGHRWRFLKSGLDDFRDGYPPQSREDLAIIQSQKGAGLSPLLVNTTETYKPAQRVSKRLTKSQICYSKALPLQQAKREQIEEIEYGLSLHPLALYPHLEEGVPPELFENIVEILDPEMLLTSEEVQVGSREPTEVNEKLQKAQKRKEMHGQKCSKSSEEIKQRNPYKWILTRGTQKEDKNAKLKGDTPSQREKEIEEVTKAFCDWVASLGSENNNIEEATIMSLFASNYESQAALAIPIQVVELIDVPPELRKTVGTPPLPPSAKTSKAIGTFMKKLFDTVDKNGKIIS, encoded by the exons ATGGCCCATAAGTACGACACGCTGATCGCCGAGAAATCCGCATTGAGCAAAATACTCACTGATAAGAACCCGCTTCCTCAGCCGTG GTACAAGGAGAGATTAAAGACTAAGTACTTAAAGAAGAATCCTAAATTGCAGTCTGATGCTTTGAATGGACATAGATGGCGTTTCCTGAAAAGTGGACTGGATGACTTTCGTGATGGGTATCCACCTCAGTCACGAGAGGATTTAGCCATTATACAGAGTCAGAAAGGTGCTGGCCTTAGTCCTTTGCTGGTGAACACAACTGAAACTTATAAGCCTGCTCAACGTGTATCAAAAAGGCTCACTAAATCACAGATATGTTATTCCAAGGCTCTACCATTACAACAGGCTAAGAGAGAGCAGATTGAAGAGATTGAATATGGCTTGAGTCTACATCCATTAGCTCTTTATCCACACCTGGAAGAAGGAGTGCCTCCAGAG CTCTTTGAGAACATTGTGGAGATCCTGGATCCTGAAATGCTGCTGACCAGTGAGGAGGTTCAGGTAGGTTCCAGGGAACCTACTGAAGTAAATGAGAAACTTCAAAAGGCACAGAAGAGGAAGGAAATGCATGGACAAAAATGTTCAAAAAG CAGTGAAGAGATAAAGCAAAGAAACCCATACAAATGGATTCTAACGAGAGGGACACAAAAAGAGGACAAGAATGCAAAACTGAAAGGGGACACACCGTCACAGCGAGAGAAAGAAATAGAAGAGGTTACAAAGGCATTTTGTGACTGGGTTGCTTCGCTG GGTAGCGAGAACAACAATATCGAAGAAGCAACTATCATGAGCCTGTTTGCCAGCAACTATGAGTCCCAGGCTGCACTCGCAATACCTATCCAAGTAGTAGAGCTGATTGATGTCCCACCAGAATTGAGGAAAACTGTAGGAACCCCTCCACTACCACCTTCAGCTAAAACCAGCAAAGCTATTGGCACG